From the Malus domestica chromosome 17, GDT2T_hap1 genome, one window contains:
- the LOC103404668 gene encoding pentatricopeptide repeat-containing protein At3g49170, chloroplastic, whose translation MPGLSLSLPAPAKLPPPPPLSPKATNFELLNNRLINQINVGHLRKAITTLDLLAQRGIHPDLPTYSLLIKSCIRSRNFDLAKLVHDRLAHSQLEPDQVLLNSLISLYSKSGDWKKANSIFENMGSERNLVSWSAMVSCFANNDMGFEAISTFLDMLEHGFYPNEYCFASVIRACSNARNIGIGKVIFGSVIKGGYLGSDVCVGCSLIDMFAKGGGDLGEAYKVFEEMPETDAVTWTLMITRFAQMGFPREAIGLYVDMLLSGFMPDQFALSGVISACTKLESLSLGQQLHSWVIRSGLALGHCVGCCLVDMYAKCAADGSMNDARKVFDRMPNHNVMSWTAIINGYVQSGKGDEEAIKLFVEMMSGHVPPNHFTFSSILKACANLSDLCKGEQIHSLAVKSGLASVNCVGNSLITMYSKSGQVEDARKSFDVLYEKNLISYNTIVDAYAKHLDAEEAFGLFHEIQDTGYGASAFTFSSLLSGAASICAAGKGEQIHARIIKSGLESNQIICNALVSMYSRCGNIDAAFLVFNEMEDWNVISWTSMITGFAKHGYAAAAVEMFNKMLEAGIKPNGITYIAVLSACSHAGLVDEGWKHFKEMQKKHGVVPRMEHYACMVDLLGRSGSLVEALEFINSMPFTADELIWRTFLGACRVHGNIELGKHAAKMIIEQNPRDSAAYSLLSNLYASTGRWEEVAKVRKYMKEKYLIKEVGSSWIEVKNKIHKFHVGDTSHPKAKEIYDELDQLGSKIKKLGYVPNTDFVLHDVEEEQKGFYLFQHSEKIAVAFGLISTSKSKPIRVFKNLRVCGDCHTAIKYISEATGREIVVRDSNRFHHFKDGRCSCNEYW comes from the coding sequence ATGCCGGGCCTCAGCCTCTCTCTTCCCGCTCCCGCCAAACtccctccacctcctcctctcaGTCCGAAAGCCACCAACTTTGAGCTTCTCAACAACCGTCTGATCAACCAAATTAATGTCGGCCATCTCCGCAAAGCAATCACCACCCTTGATCTCCTGGCGCAGCGCGGGATCCACCCCGACCTCCCCACCTACTCACTCCTCATCAAGTCCTGCATCCGGTCCCGGAACTTCGACCTGGCCAAGCTCGTCCACGACCGGTTGGCTCACTCCCAGCTCGAACCCGACCAGGTACTTCTGAACTCCTTGATTAGCTTGTATTCGAAATCTGGGGACTGGAAGAAGGCGAATTCGATCTTCGAAAACATGGGCAGTGAGAGAAATTTGGTTTCTTGGAGCGCCATGGTGTCTTGTTTTGCGAACAATGATATGGGATTCGAAGCGATCTCGACGTTTCTTGATATGCTCGAACATGGGTTTTACCCGAATGAGTATTGCTTTGCATCTGTGATTCGGGCGTGTTCGAATGCCCGGAATATTGGGATTGGGAAGGTAATTTTTGGGTCGGTGATCAAAGGTGGGTATCTTGGGTCTGATGTGTGTGTTGGGTGTTCATTGATCGATATGTTTGCGAAGGGTGGTGGAGATTTGGGTGAAGCGTATAAGGTGTTTGAGGAAATGCCTGAGACGGATGCGGTGACGTGGACTTTGATGATTACTAGGTTTGCACAGATGGGTTTCCCCAGAGAGGCTATTGGTTTGTATGTGGATATGTTGTTGAGTGGGTTCATGCCCGACCAGTTTGCACTAAGTGGTGTTATATCGGCGTGTACAAAGTTGGAATCACTTTCACTGGGGCAGCAATTGCATTCGTGGGTTATACGGTCTGGATTGGCTTTAGGTCATTGTGTCGGGTGTTGTTTGGTGGACATGTATGCCAAGTGTGCAGCTGATGGATCGATGAATGATGCGAGGAAGGTATTTGATCGGATGCCAAACCATAATGTTATGTCATGGACTGCAATTATCAATGGATATGTGCAGAGCGGAAAGGGTGATGAGGAAGCCATCAAACTCTTTGTTGAAATGATGTCAGGTCATGTTCCACCAAATCATTTCACATTTTCTAGCATTCTGAAGGCTTGTGCAAATCTTTCGGATCTGTGTAAGGGTGAACAAATTCACTCCCTGGCAGTGAAATCAGGTCTTGCTTCCGTTAACTGTGTAGGAAATTCGCTTATCACCATGTACTCAAAGTCTGGCCAGGTGGAAGATGCCCGCAAATCTTTTGATGTTCTGTATGAGAAAAATTTGATATCTTATAACACAATCGTTGATGCATATGCCAAGCATTTAGATGCAGAAGAAGCCTTTGGACTTTTTCATGAAATTCAGGATACAGGATATGGGGCTAGTGCTTTCACATTTTCTAGTCTCTTGAGTGGAGCTGCAAGCATTTGTGCTGCTGGTAAGGGCGAACAAATCCATGCCCGGATAATAAAGTCAGGACTTGAGTCAAACCAAATCATTTGTAACGCTTTGGTTTCCATGTATTCTAGGTGTGGAAACATAGATGCTGCTTTTCTAGTTTTCAATGAGATGGAAGATTGGAATGTTATATCATGGACTTCAATGATCACGGGTTTTGCAAAACATGGATATGCAGCTGCAGCGGTGGAAATGTTCAACAAAATGCTTGAGGCCGGAATAAAACCTAATGGGATCACATATATTGCTGTTTTGTCAGCTTGCAGCCATGCGGGTTTGGTTGATGAGGGTTGGAAACACTTCAAGGAAATGCAGAAAAAACATGGTGTTGTCCCAAGAATGGAACATTACGCATGCATGGTTGATTTATTAGGCCGCTCAGGATCCCTTGTAGAAGCCCTCGAGTTTATCAACTCAATGCCTTTTACAGCTGATGAACTCATCTGGCGGACATTTCTTGGAGCCTGCCGAGTGCATGGTAACATAGAGCTTGGTAAACATGCAGCAAAGATGATTATCGAGCAGAACCCACGTGATTCGGCAGCATATAGTTTACTATCGAATTTGTATGCTTCCACTGGTCGGTGGGAAGAAGTGGCAAAAGTAAGAAAATATATGAAAGAgaagtatttgatcaaagaagtaGGTTCTAGCTGGATAGAGGTGAAAAATAAGATCCACAAGTTTCATGTTGGGGATACTTCACACCCGAAGGCAAAGGAGATTTATGATGAACTGGATCAATTGGGCTCAAAGATAAAGAAACTGGGCTATGTCCCGAATACAGATTTTGTACTTCATGATGTGGAAGAGGAACAAAAAGGATTTTACTTGTTTCAACACAGTGAGAAAATAGCAGTGGCGTTTGGTCTTATTAGCACATCGAAATCAAAACCTATTAGAGTATTTAAGAATCTCCGTGTTTGTGGAGACTGCCACACTGCGATTAAGTATATTTCGGAAGCCACTGGGAGAGAAATAGTAGTAAGAGATTCAAATCGGTTTCATCATTTCAAGGACGGGAGATGCTCTTGCAACGAATACTGGTGA